The Megalobrama amblycephala isolate DHTTF-2021 linkage group LG1, ASM1881202v1, whole genome shotgun sequence genome segment aacaaattaattcaagtactttactatagtatggttaaaaacattataatatttaatataaattacaaTGGAATTTTTTTCATGTGGGCAGATTCGGCTAAGGTGGACTCAAACCCAACACTAATTTCTGgtttatgatttaaaaatgaaaggGCGAGCTTGACATTTAAAGATAAACTGAATTACTGTTTTTCGTAACAGAGCAATCATCTAAATATGAGCctcattgtttttttaatcattgtTACCACAATACTCATACAAATAAAGTTTCTGCTTTCTCTTGCCAGTGTTTGAGACTCGCTCCACCTCTGAGACTCCCACTGTCTCTCTGAATGGCAGGGCATCTGAGTTTGCCACTGCCTCTGAAACTGCCACTGACTCTAAGACCAACATTGCCTCTGAAACTGCCACTGCCTCTGTGATTGACACGGCGTCTCAGACTGCTACTGCCTCTGAGGCTGCCTCTGAAACTGCCTCTGAGATTGACACAGCATCTGAAACCAGCATTGCCTCTGAAATTGACACAGCCTCTCAGACTGCCACTGCATCTGAGATCGCCACTGCCTCTGTGATTGACACGGTGTCTCAGACTGCTACTGCCTCTGAGGCTGCCTCTGAAACTGCCTCTGAGATTGACACAGCATCTGAAACCAGCATTGCCTCTGAAATTGACACAGCCTCTCAGACTGCCACTGCATCTGAGATCGCCACTGCCTCTGTGATTGACACGGTGTCTCAGACTGCTACTGCCTCTGAGGCTGCCTCTGAAACTGCCTCTGAGACAGACACAGCATCTGAGACCAACACTGCCTCTGAAACTGCCTCTGAGACGGACACAGCATCTGAGATCAACACTGCCTCTGAAATTGGCACTGCCTCTAAAATGACACTGCCTCTGAAACTGACTCTGTCACAGAGACTCACCCTGCCTCAGAGACTCGCACTGCCTCTCAGACTGACATTGTCTATCAGA includes the following:
- the LOC125272920 gene encoding streptococcal hemagglutinin-like isoform X2 yields the protein MKGQLEWHSTKHRGLEVILDKEEDALFRTSPALKGLEVILDKEEDALFRRSPALKVFETRSTSETPTVSLNGRASEFATASETATDSKTNIASETATASVIDTASQTATASEAASETASEIDTASETSIASEIDTASQTATASEIATASVIDTVSQTATASEAASETASEIDTASETSIASEIDTASQTATASEIATASVIDTVSQTATASEAASETASETDTASETNTASETASETDTASEINTASEIGTASKMTLPLKLTLSQRLTLPQRLALPLRLTLSIRLRLSQSLTLPLRLTMLLRLTPSQRLTLFQRLTLSLRLRLSLRLTLPWRQHHLSKCILTSIAFENDTASEIVTALETVTASETDTTSEIVTALETVTASETDTTSEIVTALETVTVSQTATTSQLPLDLMQLLLLRHPLSLRLSLPEDLNPF